The following are from one region of the Chloroflexota bacterium genome:
- a CDS encoding DUF1893 domain-containing protein, with amino-acid sequence MDDLALARDRLHRDKVNLVVVKDSCLLASSAEGGVRPLVQMVLQLGEEMQGAAVADKVVGRAAALLCCYAGVSAVYTPLASESARQELRAADIQIVADQIVAHILNRSGDGPCPFERLTEGKGPAEALAALRAFLGP; translated from the coding sequence TTGGACGATCTAGCGTTGGCCAGGGACCGCTTACACCGCGATAAGGTGAATCTTGTCGTGGTAAAGGATAGTTGTTTATTGGCCAGCTCGGCTGAGGGCGGCGTCCGTCCCCTGGTGCAGATGGTGCTGCAACTGGGCGAGGAGATGCAGGGAGCGGCCGTAGCTGACAAAGTGGTAGGTAGGGCCGCAGCTCTTCTCTGTTGCTATGCTGGGGTGAGCGCCGTATACACGCCTTTAGCCAGCGAAAGCGCCCGGCAAGAGTTAAGAGCGGCTGATATCCAGATCGTAGCCGACCAGATTGTGGCCCATATCCTTAATCGGAGCGGGGATGGACCTTGTCCATTTGAACGGCTTACCGAAGGCAAAGGGCCAGCAGAGGCGCTTGCCGCTCTGCGTGCCTTCCTGGGACCCTAG
- a CDS encoding MBL fold metallo-hydrolase — protein sequence MIIKTLTVGPLTTNCYIVTCPETRQALVIDPGGDAPLILSSLQQLKATVRYIVNTHGHFDHVLADKELKEATAAPLAIHRLDVPLLQSAAANAALFTGNQYAECPAPDLFLEEGDTLKVGTLTLQVLFTPGHTPGHISLHIAGSVFVGDVLFNHGIGRTDLPGGNQEQLLQSIVQKLFPLGDATRVYPGHGPSTTIGQERLSNPWL from the coding sequence ATGATCATCAAAACGTTAACGGTCGGACCGCTGACCACCAATTGCTATATCGTCACCTGTCCGGAGACACGGCAAGCCCTGGTGATAGACCCCGGCGGCGATGCCCCCCTTATTCTCAGCAGCTTGCAGCAGCTCAAAGCCACTGTGCGCTATATTGTTAATACCCATGGGCACTTTGACCATGTCCTGGCCGATAAAGAGCTCAAGGAGGCGACTGCTGCCCCTCTCGCTATCCATCGCCTCGACGTTCCCCTTCTGCAGTCCGCTGCGGCGAATGCAGCGCTATTTACGGGGAATCAATATGCTGAATGTCCTGCCCCGGACCTCTTCCTTGAGGAAGGTGATACACTCAAAGTAGGCACTCTTACCCTGCAGGTATTGTTCACGCCGGGGCATACCCCTGGCCACATCTCCTTACATATCGCCGGAAGCGTATTCGTCGGTGATGTCCTTTTTAATCACGGCATCGGTCGGACCGATCTGCCGGGCGGAAATCAGGAGCAGCTGCTGCAGAGTATAGTCCAGAAGCTGTTTCCCCTGGGCGATGCCACCCGAGTTTACCCGGGCCATGGCCCCTCCACGACCATCGGACAGGAGAGGCTCAGCAACCCTTGGCTTTGA
- a CDS encoding MFS transporter, whose translation MLRGLPSPPLEPVQMRKPGADDRWNFLVNLTDGTLFWLGFAFVSPPTILTVFVAHLINSNLVIGAVPAMVTVAWALPQLAAANYVQQLPTKRLFIIKTALPGRLALILMVIATAFLSVSHPTLTLVLFFIFFGIFRLSGGLSMPAWMDMITRVIPGRLRGRFFGLAAFLGGAISAVALFISGPILREYPFPLNFVIYFSLALFFTTISLTFLGLTKERQAKGVRKALPFQEYVAGLPAILRKDRAYTRFLIFRIVLTLGTMAIGFLALFAIREWGVGDQEAATFTSIMLGSQTIANLAWGALADRRGYKIVNELAGLCVGLAALVALLAPSLVWFQLSFVFVGLAIAGYYVSDPNLPIEFANSADRLHYVALTNTVMAPFMVAAPLIGGLIADLLSYRLLFLAALIVNLIGFTCMVWLVREPRYRLR comes from the coding sequence TTGTTGAGAGGACTTCCTTCTCCCCCGCTAGAGCCTGTTCAAATGCGGAAACCTGGGGCAGATGACCGCTGGAACTTCTTGGTCAATCTTACAGATGGCACCCTCTTTTGGTTGGGTTTCGCCTTTGTCTCTCCACCAACCATCTTGACCGTCTTTGTTGCCCATCTCATCAACTCTAATCTGGTCATCGGTGCGGTTCCAGCGATGGTCACCGTTGCTTGGGCTCTACCCCAGTTGGCCGCGGCCAATTACGTGCAGCAGTTGCCGACCAAGAGGTTATTTATCATTAAGACCGCGCTGCCAGGTCGTCTGGCCCTTATATTGATGGTTATCGCTACAGCCTTTCTGTCCGTATCTCATCCAACGCTGACTCTTGTGCTCTTCTTCATTTTCTTTGGCATCTTCCGTCTCAGTGGGGGGCTGAGCATGCCGGCCTGGATGGATATGATTACCCGGGTGATTCCTGGACGATTGAGGGGTCGCTTCTTCGGGCTAGCAGCTTTCTTAGGAGGAGCGATCAGCGCCGTGGCCCTATTCATCAGCGGCCCTATTCTGAGAGAGTATCCTTTTCCGCTCAATTTTGTTATTTATTTCTCCCTGGCCCTTTTCTTCACTACCATCTCCTTGACCTTTCTGGGTCTGACCAAGGAGCGCCAGGCTAAAGGGGTAAGGAAGGCCCTGCCGTTTCAGGAGTATGTGGCTGGCTTGCCGGCTATTCTGCGAAAGGATCGGGCTTACACCCGCTTTCTCATCTTCCGAATTGTTTTGACTCTCGGCACTATGGCCATCGGCTTCCTGGCCCTTTTTGCCATCAGAGAATGGGGGGTGGGGGACCAGGAGGCGGCCACTTTCACCTCCATTATGTTGGGGAGCCAAACGATAGCCAATCTCGCCTGGGGGGCCTTAGCTGATAGACGTGGTTATAAGATAGTCAATGAGCTGGCCGGGTTATGCGTTGGCCTGGCGGCCTTAGTGGCCTTGTTGGCCCCATCGCTTGTCTGGTTTCAGCTCTCCTTCGTTTTCGTCGGTTTGGCCATAGCTGGTTACTATGTCTCCGATCCCAATCTTCCCATCGAATTTGCCAACTCAGCAGATCGTCTACACTATGTGGCCTTAACCAACACGGTGATGGCGCCTTTTATGGTGGCCGCTCCTCTCATCGGTGGTTTGATCGCTGATCTACTCAGCTACAGGCTTCTCTTCTTAGCGGCTCTGATCGTTAACTTAATCGGCTTCACGTGTATGGTGTGGTTGGTCAGAGAGCCGAGATACAGGCTTAGGTGA
- a CDS encoding cation:proton antiporter — protein MAELGLISDLALAFLAALAGGAIAVRLGQSAIIGYLLAGMAIGPFTLRLVGDVDRVRVLAEIGVIFLMFALGVEFSLTQLKRVQRVAIFGGIAQILLTIALGLAIGQYFGWDMPQAAFFGSLIALSSTMVVLKLLMERGELDTVHGRIMLGLLIVQDLSVVPMMVLLPEMAQAADNLPVTLLLAVTKAALFLAATYYLGTYLVPRLLFRIAATKSRELFLLTIVCLALGAAVGTYLFGLTLAFGAFIAGLIVSESDFSHQILAEVLPLRDLFSVLFFVAIGMLINPLFIGQNIGLVIVMVLAIVLGKFLICSLLTAGFGYSSKTAIYVGLGLVQIGEFSFVLARLGVDEGILPDYIYSLTLAGALITILLTPLSISLGPRLLAMLERTPVLTRLAVENPALYLDVPPAGLSQHVVICGYGDVGRHLAAILDVRKFKYLVIDYDPYVLAELRERGVPCIYGDAANERVLAQTSLPKAKLLAVALPDPIATDLVIRNALRLNPKLDIIARAEHVAVLEPLCKSGMVEMVHPKFEAALEMIRHTLHRFGVSGPESQSLVNRLRMDHYRTET, from the coding sequence TTGGCTGAACTGGGGCTGATCTCGGATCTTGCCCTGGCCTTTTTGGCCGCATTGGCTGGCGGCGCTATAGCTGTCCGGCTCGGACAATCGGCAATCATTGGCTATCTGCTGGCTGGCATGGCCATTGGCCCATTTACGCTGCGACTGGTCGGTGATGTGGACCGGGTAAGGGTGTTGGCCGAAATCGGTGTTATCTTTCTTATGTTTGCCCTTGGGGTCGAGTTCTCTCTGACCCAGCTTAAACGTGTCCAAAGGGTGGCCATCTTCGGGGGCATCGCCCAGATTCTGCTTACCATCGCTCTCGGCTTGGCCATTGGTCAATACTTCGGATGGGACATGCCCCAGGCGGCTTTCTTTGGCAGTCTTATTGCCCTTTCCAGCACGATGGTCGTACTCAAATTACTGATGGAGCGAGGAGAGCTGGACACCGTTCATGGTCGAATTATGCTGGGGCTTCTGATCGTGCAGGATTTGAGCGTGGTACCGATGATGGTATTGCTGCCGGAGATGGCCCAGGCTGCAGACAATCTCCCTGTAACGCTGCTCTTGGCTGTCACTAAGGCGGCTCTTTTTCTGGCCGCGACCTATTATTTGGGCACCTACCTGGTTCCCCGCTTGCTCTTCAGGATTGCGGCCACCAAGTCAAGGGAGCTCTTTCTGCTCACCATTGTCTGTCTCGCCCTGGGGGCGGCGGTCGGCACCTATCTCTTTGGGCTCACCCTCGCCTTTGGTGCCTTCATCGCCGGACTGATCGTCTCAGAATCTGACTTCAGTCACCAGATTCTGGCCGAAGTCCTACCACTGCGAGACCTGTTCTCGGTCCTGTTTTTCGTGGCCATAGGGATGTTGATCAATCCTCTTTTCATCGGTCAAAATATAGGGTTGGTTATAGTAATGGTATTGGCTATAGTCTTGGGCAAGTTCCTTATTTGTTCCTTGCTCACCGCCGGCTTCGGCTATTCGTCCAAAACAGCTATCTACGTTGGGTTGGGACTGGTGCAAATAGGGGAGTTCTCCTTCGTCCTGGCCAGATTGGGCGTGGATGAAGGTATTCTGCCGGACTACATCTATTCCTTGACGCTGGCTGGGGCACTGATTACTATCCTGCTGACGCCCTTATCTATCTCCCTGGGGCCCAGACTGCTGGCCATGTTGGAGAGAACGCCTGTTCTTACCCGCCTGGCGGTTGAGAATCCGGCGTTGTACCTGGATGTCCCGCCTGCTGGACTATCGCAGCACGTCGTCATTTGTGGATATGGCGACGTTGGTCGTCACCTGGCCGCCATTTTGGATGTACGAAAGTTCAAATACCTGGTTATCGACTACGATCCCTATGTGTTGGCTGAGCTGCGCGAGCGGGGGGTTCCGTGCATTTATGGTGATGCTGCGAACGAGAGGGTGCTCGCTCAAACTAGTCTGCCCAAGGCCAAATTGTTGGCTGTGGCTTTGCCTGACCCCATCGCCACCGACCTGGTAATCAGGAATGCCTTGCGTCTCAATCCAAAGTTGGACATCATCGCCCGCGCTGAGCATGTTGCAGTTCTTGAGCCATTGTGCAAAAGTGGGATGGTGGAGATGGTGCATCCCAAATTTGAGGCTGCCCTAGAGATGATCCGCCATACTCTACACCGCTTCGGTGTCTCCGGTCCGGAGAGCCAATCTCTGGTCAATCGTCTTCGAATGGATCATTACCGCACTGAAACGTAG
- a CDS encoding ABC transporter substrate-binding protein: MAKRNVDALWSNSMTRRDFLKTGLVAGTTLVSISALGSLAAGCAPAAPKALERITVQLLWIKNVEFGGYWAAIDKGYYKEEGLDVIILPGGPQVDVLPLISAGTSPIGLHGGADRFIMSVVDQGMPLRCFATNFQKAPSALMSLPEKPITKPADLIGKKIGLQTGARGPFSTILAIHKIPPEKVEIVPVGFDPTPLLTKQCDAYWCYATNQPYMLKEKGINPVVWPSYDAGYKFYGNICIAQPKTLEKNEDMLVRWLRASIKGWEYNNAHLEEIAKLTVEKYGQEGLSLQQQIWENEAQLPYTESPLTKQKGLFWMDPKVWQEGIELLVDTGQLKKKDAKVDDLITLEVLEKAYGGKTHLL; the protein is encoded by the coding sequence ATGGCAAAGCGAAACGTGGATGCCTTGTGGTCCAACTCCATGACCAGACGTGATTTTCTGAAGACTGGTCTGGTGGCTGGGACGACCCTGGTGAGCATCTCGGCGTTGGGAAGCCTGGCAGCTGGCTGTGCCCCGGCAGCGCCCAAGGCGTTAGAGCGCATCACTGTTCAGCTGCTCTGGATCAAGAACGTTGAATTCGGCGGTTATTGGGCGGCGATTGATAAAGGGTACTACAAGGAAGAGGGGCTGGACGTCATCATCCTACCCGGTGGACCGCAAGTGGACGTCTTGCCACTCATCTCAGCAGGCACCTCACCTATCGGACTACATGGTGGGGCTGACCGTTTCATCATGTCGGTCGTTGACCAGGGAATGCCGCTGAGGTGCTTTGCGACCAACTTTCAAAAGGCACCCTCAGCCCTGATGAGCCTGCCAGAGAAGCCGATTACGAAGCCGGCGGACCTCATCGGCAAGAAGATCGGTCTCCAGACGGGGGCACGTGGTCCCTTCAGCACCATTCTGGCCATCCACAAGATCCCGCCGGAGAAGGTGGAGATCGTGCCAGTGGGCTTTGATCCAACCCCGCTCTTGACCAAGCAGTGCGACGCCTACTGGTGTTATGCCACCAACCAGCCATATATGCTGAAGGAGAAGGGCATCAATCCTGTCGTTTGGCCCTCCTACGATGCCGGCTACAAGTTCTACGGCAACATCTGCATCGCCCAGCCCAAGACCCTGGAGAAGAACGAGGACATGCTGGTCAGATGGCTGCGGGCGTCGATCAAGGGTTGGGAATACAACAATGCTCACCTGGAAGAGATAGCCAAGCTGACCGTGGAGAAGTATGGGCAGGAAGGGTTGAGCCTCCAGCAGCAGATCTGGGAGAACGAGGCCCAGCTGCCTTACACTGAGTCGCCCTTGACCAAGCAGAAGGGACTCTTCTGGATGGACCCAAAGGTCTGGCAGGAAGGGATCGAGCTGCTCGTTGACACGGGGCAGTTGAAGAAGAAGGACGCTAAGGTTGACGACCTGATCACACTGGAGGTTCTGGAGAAGGCCTACGGCGGGAAGACGCATCTTCTGTAG
- a CDS encoding ABC transporter ATP-binding protein, with protein sequence MKGILPSIQLKNVTKQFKLSAGMLTAVQDITFEVRQNEFVSLIGPSGCGKSTILRLVADILPPTKGEIHINGQTPEEARNNRVFGFVFQDPILLPWRNVLENVRLPLQVVRPADRSLYEKPKQLLELVGLVGFESANPWQLSGGMKQRVAIARALVLNPAVLLLDEPFGALDEITRQRMNVELLRIWKESATTALLVTHSIPEAVFLSDRVLVMTPRPGQIKAALNIDLPRPRTLEMLRSRECFEYTNAVTEALYEAPKTEELAPLSAEVG encoded by the coding sequence ATGAAGGGTATATTACCTAGTATTCAACTAAAGAATGTTACCAAGCAATTTAAGTTATCGGCCGGCATGCTGACAGCTGTTCAAGATATCACTTTTGAAGTGCGGCAAAACGAGTTCGTCTCCCTGATTGGACCATCCGGCTGTGGTAAATCGACCATCCTGCGTCTGGTCGCAGACATCCTGCCGCCCACCAAAGGTGAAATTCACATCAATGGGCAGACGCCGGAAGAGGCGCGCAATAATCGTGTCTTCGGATTTGTCTTCCAAGACCCGATCCTGTTACCCTGGCGAAATGTGCTCGAGAATGTTCGTCTGCCTTTACAGGTAGTTAGGCCGGCTGATCGTTCCCTCTATGAGAAGCCGAAGCAACTGCTGGAGCTGGTGGGACTGGTTGGCTTTGAGAGTGCCAATCCCTGGCAGCTCTCTGGCGGGATGAAGCAGAGGGTGGCCATCGCCCGAGCCCTGGTGTTGAATCCAGCAGTGCTCCTGCTGGACGAGCCCTTTGGAGCCCTGGATGAGATAACCAGACAGCGGATGAACGTTGAATTGCTGCGGATTTGGAAGGAGAGCGCTACCACGGCCCTCCTGGTTACCCATAGCATCCCTGAGGCAGTGTTTCTCTCCGATCGGGTGCTGGTGATGACCCCTCGTCCTGGGCAGATCAAGGCTGCGTTGAATATCGATCTACCTCGACCAAGAACGCTTGAGATGCTGCGCAGCAGGGAATGCTTCGAGTATACCAATGCAGTCACAGAGGCCCTTTACGAAGCACCCAAGACAGAAGAGCTGGCCCCCCTCAGCGCGGAGGTGGGATAA
- a CDS encoding ABC transporter permease: protein MKRKLRRIVRAYGPTAIFFITLVFLCEAVNRILNIPSFVVPAPSAILEAFLRAQHIFFKAAQPTLYEAAVGFIIGNGVAISLALMFVRSPLIEDAFYRVAVVLHSVPMLAIAPLLVIWLGNGYEPKIAIAAIACFFTTLVNTVKGLKSVNPQALEMMHVLAAGEWDVFRMIRFPSSLPYLFAALKIAAAASILGAIIGEWIGSESGIGFVILWSMFSFDIPRLWAVMIFSALIAIVGFLLVGVVERIVVPWHESALEAEYREAAEE from the coding sequence ATGAAACGAAAGTTACGAAGAATTGTGCGGGCCTACGGGCCAACAGCAATCTTCTTTATCACCCTTGTTTTCCTCTGCGAGGCGGTTAATAGGATCCTTAATATTCCCAGTTTTGTGGTACCGGCTCCTTCAGCTATATTAGAGGCATTTCTGCGGGCGCAGCACATCTTCTTTAAAGCTGCTCAACCCACCTTATACGAGGCAGCCGTAGGCTTCATCATCGGTAACGGTGTGGCCATCTCCCTGGCCCTTATGTTCGTTCGTTCGCCGCTGATTGAAGATGCCTTTTACCGGGTAGCCGTTGTTCTCCATTCCGTTCCCATGCTGGCTATCGCCCCTCTGCTGGTCATCTGGTTGGGAAATGGTTATGAGCCCAAGATCGCTATCGCCGCCATAGCCTGCTTCTTCACGACCCTGGTCAATACGGTTAAGGGCTTGAAATCGGTGAACCCACAAGCTTTGGAAATGATGCACGTTTTGGCCGCCGGCGAATGGGATGTGTTTCGCATGATCCGTTTCCCCTCCTCTCTGCCTTATCTTTTTGCTGCTTTGAAGATCGCCGCAGCGGCCTCTATCCTCGGAGCCATCATCGGCGAATGGATTGGCTCAGAATCTGGTATCGGTTTTGTCATCTTGTGGTCGATGTTCTCTTTCGATATCCCCCGCCTGTGGGCGGTGATGATATTCAGTGCTCTTATCGCCATAGTCGGTTTTCTTTTGGTCGGCGTCGTGGAGCGCATCGTCGTTCCATGGCATGAATCGGCCCTCGAGGCCGAATACCGTGAGGCGGCTGAGGAATAA
- a CDS encoding ABC transporter permease, with the protein MTEVLTEQEVTTGQTLAIQPAPPKKPLLARLSGGLLSVTGLIAVVVVWQALTMVFDVPQYLLPAPSRIGQSLFNEWDIYQYNLVPTVIEAIGGFIIGNGVAFIMAFAFTRSQTIENTFLPFAVALRSTPIVAITPLITLMLGRGYVTTITIAAMICFFPTLVNTLKGLRSVNMQALEMMRVLAAGEWDLFWKIRFPTSLPYVFSALRITATASVLGAMVAEWLAADRGLGFLILDASFRVRIPLVWGGIVITTTLAVLAFTLVGFIENKVIPWHESVRAEE; encoded by the coding sequence ATGACGGAAGTGCTGACAGAGCAAGAGGTAACAACAGGGCAAACGCTGGCCATACAGCCTGCGCCGCCAAAAAAGCCATTGCTGGCCAGGTTGAGCGGTGGGCTGCTCAGCGTCACGGGTTTAATAGCTGTGGTAGTGGTCTGGCAGGCATTGACCATGGTCTTTGATGTCCCTCAGTACTTGCTTCCTGCGCCGAGTCGCATCGGGCAATCCCTGTTTAACGAGTGGGACATATATCAGTATAACCTTGTGCCAACCGTAATCGAGGCCATAGGAGGGTTCATCATTGGTAATGGAGTGGCCTTCATTATGGCTTTCGCCTTCACGCGCTCACAGACCATCGAGAATACGTTTCTCCCCTTCGCCGTGGCCCTGCGCAGCACACCCATCGTTGCCATAACGCCGCTGATAACCTTGATGCTGGGTCGCGGTTATGTGACGACGATAACCATAGCGGCTATGATTTGCTTCTTTCCCACCTTGGTGAATACGCTGAAGGGTCTACGGTCGGTCAACATGCAGGCTCTGGAGATGATGCGCGTTTTAGCTGCCGGCGAGTGGGACCTCTTCTGGAAGATACGTTTCCCCACCTCGCTGCCCTATGTCTTCTCCGCCCTGCGCATAACGGCTACAGCCTCTGTCCTGGGGGCAATGGTCGCCGAATGGTTGGCCGCGGATAGGGGCTTGGGTTTTCTTATCCTGGATGCCAGCTTCAGGGTGCGGATTCCGCTTGTGTGGGGGGGCATAGTCATTACCACTACTCTCGCTGTACTGGCCTTTACCCTCGTTGGCTTCATTGAGAATAAAGTGATCCCTTGGCATGAGTCGGTCCGTGCTGAGGAATAG
- a CDS encoding amidohydrolase, whose amino-acid sequence MKSDILIKDCTVVTLSDDGVLEHTDVLIDKGLIVAIAPTGSLAVEADKTIEGRGSVLLPGLVNTHTHVGQSFHRGTSEAMRLQEWLEWGAPYITKMTPDDLYWAVLLSAAEMIKAGITTFADMFFNQEVIAEAIKVAGLRACLYEGIMETRPERGSTEAQFRRAVTFVERWNGRENGRIMAGLAPHSTYTCSFDTIREVVAASADLGIGLHTHLSETEREVAESIEKYGKRPPEVLLELGCLERPLLAAHCVHLSSQDIAILDRPNVGIAHNPGSNLKLFSGIAPIPQLLGRRLAVGLGSDGCGSNDTVDILKEMYLAAVIHPWEMGSSPAHSCLEMATIGGAKALGLGDVIGTVTVGQKADLILLDMEHVRLVPINNLVLNLVYTARCDDVATVIVDGRILMEDRRLKTLDEEQIIAECSSRAARVFGA is encoded by the coding sequence ATGAAGAGTGATATCCTTATCAAAGATTGCACTGTGGTCACGTTGTCTGACGATGGGGTCTTGGAGCATACTGATGTGCTCATCGACAAAGGGCTTATTGTGGCCATCGCCCCCACGGGAAGCCTCGCCGTGGAAGCAGATAAAACTATAGAGGGACGAGGTTCGGTCCTGCTGCCCGGTCTGGTCAACACTCACACCCACGTGGGCCAGTCCTTCCACCGAGGCACCTCAGAAGCGATGCGCCTGCAAGAGTGGCTCGAATGGGGAGCACCCTATATCACAAAGATGACACCTGATGACCTTTACTGGGCCGTTCTTCTTTCTGCTGCGGAGATGATAAAGGCTGGCATCACCACCTTCGCCGATATGTTCTTTAACCAGGAGGTCATCGCTGAGGCCATCAAGGTGGCTGGCCTGCGGGCTTGCCTGTATGAGGGAATTATGGAGACCAGACCTGAGCGTGGTAGCACCGAGGCCCAATTCCGACGGGCCGTGACCTTTGTCGAACGATGGAATGGACGTGAAAACGGTCGTATCATGGCCGGGCTGGCTCCACACTCCACCTATACTTGCTCTTTTGATACCATCCGTGAAGTGGTGGCTGCGTCGGCCGATTTAGGGATTGGTTTACATACTCACCTGTCGGAGACGGAGAGGGAGGTGGCTGAGTCCATAGAGAAGTACGGCAAGAGGCCACCAGAGGTGCTCCTGGAGCTGGGCTGTTTGGAGCGTCCTCTCCTGGCGGCCCATTGTGTTCATCTCTCGTCTCAGGATATAGCTATTCTGGATCGTCCCAATGTTGGTATTGCCCATAATCCGGGGAGTAACCTGAAGCTCTTTAGTGGGATAGCGCCAATCCCGCAGCTGCTGGGACGCCGCCTGGCCGTAGGGTTGGGCAGTGACGGCTGTGGAAGCAATGATACAGTTGACATCTTGAAAGAGATGTATCTAGCGGCGGTGATTCACCCCTGGGAGATGGGCTCCTCACCAGCACACTCTTGCCTAGAGATGGCCACAATCGGAGGGGCGAAAGCCCTGGGACTGGGAGATGTGATCGGGACGGTGACTGTGGGCCAGAAGGCTGACCTCATCCTTCTGGATATGGAGCATGTGCGGTTAGTGCCGATCAATAACCTGGTCCTCAATCTGGTTTACACGGCTCGCTGTGATGATGTAGCAACTGTCATTGTCGACGGGCGTATCCTGATGGAAGACCGCCGGTTGAAGACCCTGGATGAAGAGCAGATCATCGCCGAGTGCAGTAGCAGAGCAGCCAGGGTCTTTGGGGCTTAA
- a CDS encoding purine-nucleoside phosphorylase, producing the protein MVSAVTEAVGFIRSRSDIVPQAGLILGSGLGPLAEEISSAVAISYKDIPHFPVSTVPGHAGRLVLGMLEGKPVVAMQGRFHRYEGYPYSQVTFPVVVMRKLGIKALIVTNASGGVNENFRPGDLMLISDHINYSGDNPLIGPNDEELGPRFPEMSEAYDWSLRQLAKEIAQREGITLREGVYMHFLGPNLETPAEIRMARYLGADAVGMSTVPEVIVAHYLGLKILGLSCISNMAAGMLPEKITHEMVVSNVQRAVPTFSRLVRLCVREMTLTEGA; encoded by the coding sequence ATTGTTTCCGCTGTCACCGAGGCGGTAGGATTCATTCGTTCACGGAGCGATATTGTTCCTCAGGCAGGGTTGATCCTGGGATCAGGGCTGGGACCCTTGGCTGAGGAGATTTCTTCAGCTGTGGCTATCTCCTATAAGGATATCCCTCATTTCCCTGTCTCTACTGTGCCTGGCCATGCCGGTCGCCTGGTTTTGGGAATGCTGGAGGGAAAACCGGTCGTGGCTATGCAGGGCCGGTTTCATCGCTACGAGGGCTATCCCTATAGTCAGGTAACTTTCCCAGTGGTCGTCATGAGGAAACTGGGCATAAAAGCCCTTATCGTCACTAACGCCTCCGGAGGGGTCAACGAGAACTTTCGCCCTGGGGATTTGATGTTGATCAGCGACCATATAAATTACAGCGGTGATAATCCTTTGATAGGTCCGAATGATGAGGAGCTGGGGCCCCGCTTCCCCGAGATGTCGGAAGCCTATGATTGGTCCTTGCGGCAGTTGGCCAAAGAGATCGCCCAGCGGGAGGGCATCACCCTGCGGGAGGGGGTTTACATGCATTTCCTGGGGCCCAACCTTGAGACCCCGGCTGAGATTCGGATGGCCCGCTATCTGGGGGCAGATGCGGTGGGGATGTCTACCGTGCCAGAGGTTATTGTGGCTCACTATCTGGGACTGAAAATCTTAGGGCTCTCCTGCATTTCCAATATGGCCGCCGGGATGTTGCCGGAAAAAATTACGCACGAGATGGTGGTCAGCAACGTCCAGCGAGCAGTGCCCACCTTCAGCAGGTTGGTGAGGTTGTGCGTAAGAGAGATGACCCTTACAGAAGGCGCTTGA